The Candidatus Syntrophosphaera sp. DNA segment CGCGAAATCGACGTTGACCAGGCCGCTGACGTTGATGATGTCGGAAACCGCTTTGGCAGCCTCAAACAGCACGTTGTCCGCCTTTTGGAAAGCCTCGACCAGGGTGAGGTCGGAATAGATCTCGCAAAGCTTGGAGTTGGGGATGACGATCAGGGTGTCCACAAACTCGGCCAGCTTGCGGATGCCGTCATCGGCATTGAGCTTGCGCTTCTTGCCTTCGAAAGGGAAGGGCGTGGTGACGATGCCGAGGGTGAGGATGCCCATGTCGCGGGCGGTCTTGGCGATGACGGGAGCAGCCCCGGTGCCGGTTCCGCCGCCCATTCCGGCCGCGAGGAAGACCATGTCCGCCCCGTCGAGGTGGGACTTGATCTCGTCCTTGGATTCTTCGGCGCTGCGTTCGCCCAGATCGGGATTGGCGCCTGTGCCCAAGCCGCGGGTGAGTTTCTTGCCGAGCTGGAGCTTCATGTTGGCCTTGCTCTTGACGAGGTCGCTCATGTCCGTGTTGGCGGTGATGAATTCCACTCCCGCCAGGCCGTTCTCGATCATGGTGTTGACCGCGTTGCCGCCGGCCCCGCCGACCCCGAAGATCTTGATGTTGGTGCCGATCACGGCTGGTTTCTCATCAAATTCGATCATGTTTTCCCCCTTTACTTAAGTCGTAAAGTCCTTGATTATTTTTTTGAATTTATCTTTGAATTTGCCCGTATCCAGATTGCCGAGCCTGAAGCCCGGGGCCTTGAACTCGCGGTCCAGCGAGGCGGCGTGGAGGAGAAGCCCGACGGCGGTAACGAAAGCCGGGTCTTCCAGCCTTCCGCTGGTGCCGGTGAGGCTGCCGAGATCGGGCGTCGCCACTTTCACGGGCAGATTGAAGGCGTTTTCGGCCACAGCGTCGATCATGCCCAGGTTGGCGCTGCCGCCGGTGAGGACGATGCCCGCGGTGACCAGTTCCGGGGTGTAATGGTTCTTCAGGCGGTCATAGCAGAGGGAGAGCATTTCCTCGACGCGGTGCTGGATCACGTGGCTGACGAGGTATTGGGTCTTGCGGGTGCCCTCGCGGCCGCTGATGCCTTCCACATCGATCTCGACCTGGGGATCGACGCTGCTGGCCAGGGCAACCCCAAACTGGGTCTTGATGTATTCGGCGTTGGCGATCGTGGTCTTGAGCCCGATGGCGAGGTCTTCCGTGATCGCGGAACCGGCCATGGGGACCACCAAGACCTTTTCCAAAACGTCGCGGTGGAAGAGGCTGATGTCGCAGGTGCCGCCGCCGATGTCGACCAGGATGGTGCCCAGGCGCCTTTCATCCTCGCTGAGTACGGCGTTGGCGATGGCGATGTGGTTGAGGACGAAATTATCCGGATCGATGTCGTAGCCGGCCAGCTCGATCGCCTTGCCCAGATTGCGCAGGGGCGTGATGTCCGCGAAGATGGTGTAGACCTTGGTGATGAGGTGGAAGCCGATCATGCGCACTGGATTGCGGATGTCGTCCTGGCCGTCGATGACATAGCCCTGGGGAATGCCGTGCAGGATCTGGGCGCGTTCGAAGCCCTGGCGGATCTTGACGCTGTTGCGGGCGTCGGCGATCACCTGGTCCACGTGTTCCTGGTCGATCTCGCCCGGCTCGTTGGGGCTGGTGGTGGGAATGGAGATGCGCCCGTCGCCGACGTGGGTGCGGATGTGTTCTCCGGTGATGTTGGTGAAAATGTTGGCGGCCTTGGCCCCGGAGGAGCTTTCCACCTCGCGGAGGGCCTTGCGGACGCAATCAGAGACGGCCTGGATGTCCTTGACGATGCCTTTTTCGATGCCAGCGGAGGGAACTTCGGAAAGGCCCAGGATCTCCAGCTTGCCGCCGGCGCTTTTGGCCAGCAGGCAGCGGATATTGGAGGAGCCGACGTCGAGGGCGGTGATGAGGTTGTGCTTCATGCTCAGCTCCCCGCCTTGACCACGACCTGGTTTTCAAAGCGCAGGTCCAGGATGGAATTGGCTGCCACGTTGCCGTTCTCGCGCACGAACTCATAGCGGCCGAACTGCCGGGCCAGGTTTTTCGTGCTGGGGATGAGGCGGATGCCGTCGCGGGCGTCTATGATGTAGACCGTGTTGTCGATCGTGTAATACTCGGATATGTTGGGCAGGAAATCCGCCGCTTCCCTGGCGATCTGCCTGTGGACGGCCAAAACGCGGCCCAGAGAGGTGTTGGCAGGCTTTTCCCCCGGCATCAGGGCAGAGTTGTTCAAAAGTACGGTCAGGATGGGCAAATTCTCATTGTAGACCGCTCCATACTGCTCCAGAACGATCCCCTCCTCATCAACGGGGAAGAGGTCGCCCTCGAGGCTTTTCAGGTAGAGGCAGCCCTTGCGTTCCTGGATCCGGACGCGCAGGGTGCTAAACAGGCGGGGGGTGACCTTCACGCTTTTCACTCTCGCGATCGCGCCGACTTGCCCAGCAATCTCGCCTTTGGGGATGGCCAGCAGATTCTGCCCCAGACAGGGTATGGCGGCTGACCGGATCAGGCTGTCGGGCACCGCGGCGTTGCCGGAGATCTGGACTGTCTTGAGGTTGAACCAGGGAACGTTCGACAACAGATGGTAGGTCCCAAAGCCCAAACCGGCCAGAGCGACGAGGATCAGCAGGAAATAGAGGTAATAGCGGCTGCTGCCCCGGCGCTTGCGGGAACGCTGTTTTGTCTCTACCTTGTTGTCGTGTATAGTCATTACGTATCCAATGCCAAATATGTGGTTTTCTGTGTCAGGTCTCTAAGTTACTAAGTTTTTTTGCTTTACTGTTTTTGTCAACAGATTTCTGCAACTCGGCCAGTATTTCTTCGCCATACTGCCATACGTTGCCCGCGCCCATCGTCACTAAAATGTCATCTGGCTTTAAGATAGCCAATGTTTTTGCCACTATTTCGCGCTTGTCTTCGATCAGTACGACCTGGTGGTGCCCGGACTGGATGGCGGCGTCGGCGATCAGCTTGGAACTGACTCCGGGAATGGGCGCTTCGCGGGCCGGATAGATGGGCGCCAGGATCAGGCAGTCGCAGGAGAAGAAGGCGTTTCCGAACTGCTGGTGGAAATCCCTCGTGCGGGAATAGAGATGGGGCTGGAAGAGCGCGATGATGCGGCGTTTGGTGCTGTCCTTGAAGCCTTCCAGGGTGGCAATGATCTCGGTGGGATGGTGGGCGTAATCGTCATAGACGGTGATCCCGGCGGCTGTACCCTTGAGCTCAAACCTGCGGTAGACCCCGCTGTATTGCTCGAGTCCGGCATGGATGTGTTTGAAGGGGATGTCCAGCTCGAGCCCGATTCCCACGGCCAGGAGCGAGTTTTGGATGTTGTGGCGGCCGGTGACCTGCATCACAATGTGGCCGAGGTTGTAGCCCTTGTAATGGACGTCGTATTCGGCGACGAAATCCTTCATTTTCACGTTCTGGGCCTGGATGTCAGCCTGGCGCGAAAAGCCGTAGGTGAAGATCTTTTTGTGCACGTTGGGCAGGATGGACTGGACCCCGGGATCGTCGAGGCAGGCGATGACGCTGCCGAAAAAGGGCACCTTGTTGGCGTATTCCGTGAAAGCGCCTTTGATGTCGTCCAGATTGCGGTAGCAGTCAAGGTGGTCGGTGTCGATGTTGGTGATCCCGGCGATGCAGGGGGTGAGGGAGAGGAAGGAATGGTCATATTCGTCGGCTTCCACGACGATGTATTTGCCGGAGCCCATGACGTTGTTGGAGCCGTAGTTTTTCACCTTTCCGCCCACGATGATGGTGGGGTCGAGCCCGGCGGCCTCCAGCACGAGGCCGGTCATGGAGGTGCTGGTCGTTTTGCCGTGGGTGCCGGAAATGCCGATGCTGAAGCTCATGCGGGTGATCTCCGCCAGCATTTCCGCCCGTCTGATAACGGGTATTTTCAGGGCTTTGGCGGCCTGGATCTCGGGATTGTCGTCTTTCACAGCGGAGGATTTGACCACCACGTCCACGTCTTTCACCAGATTGGGGTCGTGGCCTTCGTCCACCTTGATTCCGATCTCTTCGAGATGGCGGGTGAGATCGGTCTTCTTCATGTCCGATCCGCTGATCTCCAGACCCTGGTTGTGCAGGAATTCGGCGATGCCGCTCATGCCTATGCCGCCTATGCCGATGAAATGTATCTTCTTAGTTTTCCCAAGCATGGTTATTCTCCTTGTCCAGGTCGTTCAGGATCGCCCGCGTGATGTCACTGGATGCGGTGTTGGGGGCAAGCTGCCCAAGCCGGAAAATGTATCCGGCGTGCTTTTCCAGGATGCCGTGTATTGCATCGAGCAGGTTTTGCGGTGTGAGGTCACTTTGCTTGAGCAGGATGGCGAGGCCGCGTTCCTGCTGTACCAAAGCGTTGTAATACTGATGGTTTTCCGCCGCGCTGGGCAAGGGCACGAGGATGGCTGGCAACCGGTTCGTCTCCAATTCAGAAAGGGTCATAGCCCCGGCGCGGGTGAGGGCCAGTTTGGCCAGTTTATAATAGGAAGCGAGCAAGGGCGAAAAATCGAACAGGAACACTCCCGGCTGATTGGAGAACTTGCCTGAATATTCCTTGTAGCAGGACTTTCCGGTTTGCCAGATAAGTTGCAGGCCGTTGGCCAGAATTTGGGGCAAGGCTCCGGCCACCGCGGCGTTGATCGCCTGCGATCCCTGGCTGCCTCCGGTCACGAGCAGTATGGGTTTGGCGGGATCGAGACCGAGTTTGGATGGATCTGTGACCTCTTCTGCTGTTTTCCTCTCGGCCAGGGGGATGCCCAGATTCAGGGTTTTCGTTTTACGCAGGCGCTGGGCGGTCTTGGCAAAGGAGATGAAAGTGATCCTTGTGTATTTTGCCAGCCAGCGCGTGGTCAGGCCCGGGAAGCTGTTGCTTTCATGGAAATAGAGAGGTAATCTTAAGATGATGGCGGCCAGCGCGACGGGGCCGGAAACGAAACCGCCGGTGCAGATCACCCCGTCCGGCCTGAATTGGCGCATGATCCGGAGCGATGAAAGAGTTGAGGAAAGCAGCAGGAAAGGGAAGAGCAGATTACTCAGGCTCAGGCTGCGATAGAGTTTTTGCACCCTGATTCCGCTGAAATCAAAGCCTTCGTTCCTCACAAGTGAATCTTCCATGCCCTTGCGATTGCCGATGAACAGGATCTCCGCGCCCTTTAGGCTGAGTTCCCTGGCCAAAGCGATGCCGGGATAGATGTGTCCGCCGGTTCCGCCACAGCCGATCACGAAGCGCCGGGCTGCCGGGACGGTTTTCACATCCGCCTCCGTTTGGCGCTGATGTTGAGGATAACGCCGATGGACACAGAATCCACCAGCAGGGCCGTTCCGCCATAGCTGATGAAGGGCAGGGTGTTTCCGGTGGAGGGCAGGATCGAGATGGCCACGCCGGTGTTGACCAGCGCGTTCAGAAAGATGTTCATCGCCAGGCCGGCGCAGAGGTATTTGTAATAGCGGTTTTCCTGCGCCTCGGCGATCTTGAAGGCCCGGAAAAAGAGCAGGGCGTGCAGCCCGAGGACAATTATCGCCCCCAGAAAGCCAAACTCCTCGCCGATGACGGTGTAAATATAGTCGGTACGAGCTTCGGGCAGGTAATAGTGCTTGGCCCGGCCGCGCGCCATTCCAGTTCCGAAGAGATATCCGCTGGTAAGCGCCGTGAGGCTTTCGCGCACTTGGTATTGATCATCGTTGCGTTCGGGTGCCGGCCGGTTGCGCATGAACAGGTTGTATACCTTGTAAGTCTCGAGGCGTCCGGAGCGGAAGTCGTCCCCCCTGGTGATGATCAGCGCTCCAGCGACCAAGCCCAGCAGCAGCACGAGCAGGATCAGCCTCTTGCGCACCCCGGCATAGAACAGCATGCCCAAAAGGGTGGCACCGCCGATGATCAGGGTGCTGAGGTGTTTTTCCATGATGATGAGGACGAAGATGAACACTGTGTAGACTATGAGAGGTGCGAAATCGGCGGCGAATTCCTTGAGGTTGGCGCTGCGGATCTTGTCGTGTTTCTTATCCAGAAAACCCGCGAAGTAGAAGATCAAGGCCATTCTGGCTATAAAACTCGGCTGGAAGCGGATCGGGCCAACCTTCAGCCACCGCGTGGCGCCATTGACGTCCGGGCCTTTAACCAGAACGAGGATCAGGATGGCGAGGGTGATGTAGATATACCATGGATTTAGGGGGCGGAGCTTGTCCAAATTGAAGAAATAGAGCACCAGGATGACGCTGAGCAGGGAAATGCCCAAATAGACGATGTGGGTGTAGAAATTGACCAGGGAACTCTGGATGGATGAAATGTCCAGGATCATGACCACGCCGATCAGGCAGAGCAGGAGATAGCTCACGGAAACCAGATGGTCGTAGGAGATGATGAATTCGGCGCTTCTATTCTTTTTCATGTTCTTCCGTCAGGCGGCGCACTATCTCTTTGAAGGCTTCGCCACGGTGTTCGTAATTCCGGAATTTGTCGAAACTGGCACAGGCGGGGGAGAGGACGATGATGTCCCCGGCCGCGGAATCCGCGAAAGCCGCGCGGATACACTGTTCAAAATCGTCAATGCAGGCCAGTTCCACCTGGCCTTGCCAGGCTTCACGCATTTTCTCCATTGTGTCGCCAGTGAGATAGACCTTTTGGGCCCATTTCTGCAGCAGGGGGGCCAGCACGGTAAAATCTTCGCCCTTGTCCGAACCGCCCATGATCACGCGGATGGGCTTTTCGAAAGAGGTCA contains these protein-coding regions:
- the ftsZ gene encoding cell division protein FtsZ, which translates into the protein MIEFDEKPAVIGTNIKIFGVGGAGGNAVNTMIENGLAGVEFITANTDMSDLVKSKANMKLQLGKKLTRGLGTGANPDLGERSAEESKDEIKSHLDGADMVFLAAGMGGGTGTGAAPVIAKTARDMGILTLGIVTTPFPFEGKKRKLNADDGIRKLAEFVDTLIVIPNSKLCEIYSDLTLVEAFQKADNVLFEAAKAVSDIINVSGLVNVDFADVKTVMQNMGYALMGTGICDGENRAVLAAKAAINNPLLSDISLHGCESLLINITAGPDIKMNEFEEVSSVIVNETGSAANIIMGVIIDPNLIGKVSVTIIATGLKNTGENIVDFPGEKISVPVTPVRAATVKTARPDEGIEDIFTRLNINNPAHKEEDTEPEEEPVRHSTPRTDLPSFLKALD
- the ftsA gene encoding cell division protein FtsA; protein product: MKHNLITALDVGSSNIRCLLAKSAGGKLEILGLSEVPSAGIEKGIVKDIQAVSDCVRKALREVESSSGAKAANIFTNITGEHIRTHVGDGRISIPTTSPNEPGEIDQEHVDQVIADARNSVKIRQGFERAQILHGIPQGYVIDGQDDIRNPVRMIGFHLITKVYTIFADITPLRNLGKAIELAGYDIDPDNFVLNHIAIANAVLSEDERRLGTILVDIGGGTCDISLFHRDVLEKVLVVPMAGSAITEDLAIGLKTTIANAEYIKTQFGVALASSVDPQVEIDVEGISGREGTRKTQYLVSHVIQHRVEEMLSLCYDRLKNHYTPELVTAGIVLTGGSANLGMIDAVAENAFNLPVKVATPDLGSLTGTSGRLEDPAFVTAVGLLLHAASLDREFKAPGFRLGNLDTGKFKDKFKKIIKDFTT
- a CDS encoding FtsQ-type POTRA domain-containing protein is translated as MTIHDNKVETKQRSRKRRGSSRYYLYFLLILVALAGLGFGTYHLLSNVPWFNLKTVQISGNAAVPDSLIRSAAIPCLGQNLLAIPKGEIAGQVGAIARVKSVKVTPRLFSTLRVRIQERKGCLYLKSLEGDLFPVDEEGIVLEQYGAVYNENLPILTVLLNNSALMPGEKPANTSLGRVLAVHRQIAREAADFLPNISEYYTIDNTVYIIDARDGIRLIPSTKNLARQFGRYEFVRENGNVAANSILDLRFENQVVVKAGS
- the murC gene encoding UDP-N-acetylmuramate--L-alanine ligase; this translates as MLGKTKKIHFIGIGGIGMSGIAEFLHNQGLEISGSDMKKTDLTRHLEEIGIKVDEGHDPNLVKDVDVVVKSSAVKDDNPEIQAAKALKIPVIRRAEMLAEITRMSFSIGISGTHGKTTSTSMTGLVLEAAGLDPTIIVGGKVKNYGSNNVMGSGKYIVVEADEYDHSFLSLTPCIAGITNIDTDHLDCYRNLDDIKGAFTEYANKVPFFGSVIACLDDPGVQSILPNVHKKIFTYGFSRQADIQAQNVKMKDFVAEYDVHYKGYNLGHIVMQVTGRHNIQNSLLAVGIGLELDIPFKHIHAGLEQYSGVYRRFELKGTAAGITVYDDYAHHPTEIIATLEGFKDSTKRRIIALFQPHLYSRTRDFHQQFGNAFFSCDCLILAPIYPAREAPIPGVSSKLIADAAIQSGHHQVVLIEDKREIVAKTLAILKPDDILVTMGAGNVWQYGEEILAELQKSVDKNSKAKKLSNLET
- the murG gene encoding undecaprenyldiphospho-muramoylpentapeptide beta-N-acetylglucosaminyltransferase → MKTVPAARRFVIGCGGTGGHIYPGIALARELSLKGAEILFIGNRKGMEDSLVRNEGFDFSGIRVQKLYRSLSLSNLLFPFLLLSSTLSSLRIMRQFRPDGVICTGGFVSGPVALAAIILRLPLYFHESNSFPGLTTRWLAKYTRITFISFAKTAQRLRKTKTLNLGIPLAERKTAEEVTDPSKLGLDPAKPILLVTGGSQGSQAINAAVAGALPQILANGLQLIWQTGKSCYKEYSGKFSNQPGVFLFDFSPLLASYYKLAKLALTRAGAMTLSELETNRLPAILVPLPSAAENHQYYNALVQQERGLAILLKQSDLTPQNLLDAIHGILEKHAGYIFRLGQLAPNTASSDITRAILNDLDKENNHAWEN
- a CDS encoding FtsW/RodA/SpoVE family cell cycle protein, which produces MKKNRSAEFIISYDHLVSVSYLLLCLIGVVMILDISSIQSSLVNFYTHIVYLGISLLSVILVLYFFNLDKLRPLNPWYIYITLAILILVLVKGPDVNGATRWLKVGPIRFQPSFIARMALIFYFAGFLDKKHDKIRSANLKEFAADFAPLIVYTVFIFVLIIMEKHLSTLIIGGATLLGMLFYAGVRKRLILLVLLLGLVAGALIITRGDDFRSGRLETYKVYNLFMRNRPAPERNDDQYQVRESLTALTSGYLFGTGMARGRAKHYYLPEARTDYIYTVIGEEFGFLGAIIVLGLHALLFFRAFKIAEAQENRYYKYLCAGLAMNIFLNALVNTGVAISILPSTGNTLPFISYGGTALLVDSVSIGVILNISAKRRRM